The proteins below come from a single Planctomycetota bacterium genomic window:
- a CDS encoding sigma-54-dependent Fis family transcriptional regulator, which translates to MNERAVIMVVEDNSSERDALARVLRLEGYEILTARNPEEALKSIHRAVDLVISDLRLGTKSGIDLLKEWVMHQPATAFIMVTAYGDVQTAVEAMKCGARDYLTKPVDPKRLLELVHKHCVVARAAAEASTRRSPGRGVKRLIGESQIMLRVAEQIDRAAKTDSTVLILGESGSGKELVADAIHNGGRRSNAPFVVVNMAAIPETLVESELFGHVRGSFTGATADRLGRFEQAKGGTLFIDEIGDFPIGSQAKLLRALETRQITPIGGNDLRPVDVRVVAATSRDLATLMQEGKFREDLYYRLHVVAIGLPPLRQRREDIAELTEYFLEEISQRLQRPRPRLHNDLRFYLEQYDWPGNVRQLRNCIESMLVLNDVSVLTLEHLPASMTQLAEDQSAETDEKTLTSVEKNVILQTLDRCHGNRTHAAATLGISVRTLQRRLKEWAIEEQSQ; encoded by the coding sequence GTGAACGAACGTGCCGTGATCATGGTGGTCGAGGACAATTCGAGCGAGCGCGACGCGCTAGCCCGGGTGTTGCGCCTGGAGGGTTACGAAATCCTGACCGCGCGCAACCCGGAGGAAGCGCTCAAGTCAATTCACCGCGCGGTGGACCTGGTGATTAGCGACCTGCGGCTGGGAACCAAGAGTGGGATCGACCTGCTGAAGGAGTGGGTCATGCACCAGCCGGCCACGGCCTTTATCATGGTCACGGCCTATGGTGACGTGCAGACGGCCGTCGAGGCCATGAAGTGCGGCGCGCGCGACTACCTGACCAAGCCGGTCGATCCCAAGCGCTTGCTCGAACTGGTCCACAAGCACTGCGTCGTGGCGCGGGCCGCCGCCGAAGCATCGACACGCCGCAGTCCAGGACGCGGCGTCAAGCGGCTGATCGGCGAGTCGCAGATCATGCTGCGCGTCGCCGAGCAGATCGATCGCGCCGCCAAGACCGATAGCACGGTGTTGATCCTGGGCGAGTCGGGCTCGGGAAAAGAGTTGGTGGCCGACGCCATTCACAACGGCGGTCGCCGCAGCAATGCGCCGTTCGTCGTCGTCAACATGGCCGCCATTCCCGAAACGCTGGTCGAGAGCGAACTGTTCGGCCACGTCCGCGGCTCGTTCACGGGCGCCACGGCCGACCGGCTCGGTCGCTTTGAACAGGCCAAGGGGGGCACGCTGTTCATCGACGAAATCGGCGACTTCCCCATCGGCTCGCAAGCCAAGCTGTTGCGGGCGCTCGAAACCCGGCAGATCACTCCCATCGGCGGCAATGACCTCCGCCCCGTCGATGTCCGCGTGGTGGCGGCCACCAGCCGCGACTTGGCCACGCTGATGCAAGAAGGGAAGTTTCGCGAAGACCTGTACTACCGGCTGCACGTCGTGGCCATCGGGCTGCCGCCGCTGCGTCAGCGCCGCGAGGACATCGCCGAACTGACCGAGTACTTCCTGGAAGAGATTTCCCAGCGCCTGCAGCGTCCGCGCCCGAGGTTGCACAACGATCTGCGGTTTTATCTCGAGCAGTACGACTGGCCCGGCAACGTGCGGCAACTGCGGAACTGCATCGAGAGCATGCTGGTGCTGAACGACGTGTCGGTGCTGACGCTGGAGCACTTGCCGGCCAGCATGACCCAACTGGCCGAGGACCAGTCGGCCGAGACGGACGAAAAGACGCTGACCAGCGTCGAGAAGAACGTCATCCTGCAAACGCTCGACCGCTGCCACGGCAATCGCACCCACGCGGCCGCGACCTTGGGCATCTCGGTTCGCACGCTCCAGCGCCGGCTCAAAGAATGGGCCATCGAAGAACAGTCGCAATAA